From Azotosporobacter soli:
CCGCGCTCGCGCGAAGCATCTTATCGATCATCAGTTCGCGGCTGCGACGGACCTTGGCATCCGCTTTCACGCGGCGCGCGGCAGCATGGCGCGCGGCAGAAGCGATGGCGGCTTGCCGCCGGACGATCTGGTGCAGACGGTCGATGAGATCCTCGCGGACAGCCAGCGTCTGATTGAAGAGTATCATGATCCGAAACCGGGTGCGATGCGTCAGGTGGCATTGGCGCCCTGTTCGCCGTTCAGCGTATCCGGCGAACTGATGCGTGAGACGGCGCTCTTGGCGCGCAGCAAGAAGGTGCGTTTGCATACGCATCTGGCTGAAACCAAAGATGAGGAAGAATATTGTCTGCAGCAATTCGGCCTGCGGCCGCTCGCGTATATGGACAGTCTTGGCTGGCTGGGCAGCGATGTCTGGTATGCGCACGGCATCCATTTCGACGATACGGAACTGGAATTACTGGCTGCGACGCAGACAGGCGTCGCACATTGCCCGAGCTCGAATCAGAAGCTCGCGTCCGGTGTGGCGAAGATTCCGCGCATGCTCGAACTCGACGTGCCACTCGGTCTTGCAGTCGACGGTAGCGCCAGCAATGACGGCTCGAACATGCTGCAGGAATTGCGCAGCGCGTATCTGATGCATCGCCTGCACTACAGTTCGACAGCGCCGAGCGCTTATCAGCTTTTGCAGCTGGCGACGCGCGGCGGCGCAAGATTGCTTGGGCGCGACGACATCGGCAGCCTCGAGGTCGGCAAGGCGGCGGATCTGTTTTTGA
This genomic window contains:
- a CDS encoding 8-oxoguanine deaminase, producing MKSILIQNIKAIVTLDKEDRVLEGQHLLIEDGRIAYLGTEQRNAETVIDGKGLFAYPGLINTHHHLYQTFTRNLPQVQNMELFPWLKTLYEIWRGLTPEMIYYSSLVGMAELLKYGCTTCFDQHYVFPRARAKHLIDHQFAAATDLGIRFHAARGSMARGRSDGGLPPDDLVQTVDEILADSQRLIEEYHDPKPGAMRQVALAPCSPFSVSGELMRETALLARSKKVRLHTHLAETKDEEEYCLQQFGLRPLAYMDSLGWLGSDVWYAHGIHFDDTELELLAATQTGVAHCPSSNQKLASGVAKIPRMLELDVPLGLAVDGSASNDGSNMLQELRSAYLMHRLHYSSTAPSAYQLLQLATRGGARLLGRDDIGSLEVGKAADLFLINMEKIEYVGAQFDPRAVLSTVGIARPVDYTIVNGRIVVKDGRIEGLIDEDKVAEVANKLVRQLNER